One part of the Paraglaciecola sp. L3A3 genome encodes these proteins:
- a CDS encoding sodium ion-translocating decarboxylase subunit beta, whose protein sequence is MEKLEILWQSTALAHFELGQVIMMSVGALLLFLAIVKKFEPLLLLPIGFGAILTNIPLAGFSEAGGLLYYIYHIGIDTGVFPLLIFMGVGAMTDFSALIANPRMLLLGAAAQAGIFATLFGAIALNLVPGFEFTLKDAAAIAIIGGADGPTAIFLASKLAPDLLGAIAVAAYSYMALVPLIQPPIMRLLTSEEDRKIEMPQLRVVSKREKIIFPLAVLLLTILFLPSATPLVGMFCLGNLMKESGVVDRLSNSAQNELINVVTIFLGLAVGSKLSAEKFLTVETLGILALGAIAFSIGTAAGILMAKLMSKFSKQPINPLIGAAGVSAVPMAARVVNKVGLESNHHNFLLMHAMGPNVAGVLGSAVAAGILLALVG, encoded by the coding sequence ATGGAAAAGTTAGAAATTTTGTGGCAAAGCACTGCTCTGGCCCATTTTGAGCTAGGGCAAGTGATAATGATGTCAGTAGGGGCTTTGTTACTGTTCTTAGCCATAGTTAAGAAATTTGAACCCCTGCTTTTGTTACCTATTGGTTTTGGTGCGATCTTAACGAACATACCCTTAGCTGGTTTCAGTGAAGCGGGTGGATTACTTTATTATATCTATCATATCGGTATAGATACTGGGGTTTTCCCTTTGCTTATCTTTATGGGCGTGGGGGCAATGACTGATTTTAGTGCGCTTATCGCTAACCCTAGAATGTTGCTATTAGGTGCAGCTGCACAAGCGGGGATATTTGCTACTTTATTTGGGGCTATTGCTCTAAACCTAGTGCCTGGTTTTGAATTTACTTTAAAAGATGCCGCTGCTATTGCCATTATTGGTGGGGCTGATGGTCCTACGGCTATTTTCTTAGCCTCAAAGTTAGCGCCTGATTTATTGGGAGCGATTGCTGTTGCGGCATACTCTTATATGGCATTAGTGCCGCTTATTCAACCGCCAATCATGCGTTTATTGACCAGTGAAGAAGACAGAAAAATCGAGATGCCTCAGTTAAGAGTAGTATCAAAACGTGAAAAAATTATCTTTCCGTTAGCCGTGCTATTACTGACTATTTTATTTTTGCCATCAGCCACGCCATTAGTCGGTATGTTTTGTTTAGGTAACTTGATGAAAGAATCCGGTGTAGTTGATAGATTAAGTAATAGTGCTCAAAACGAATTAATTAACGTAGTGACTATATTTTTAGGATTAGCTGTAGGTTCAAAATTATCGGCAGAAAAGTTCCTTACAGTCGAAACGTTAGGAATTTTAGCATTAGGCGCCATTGCGTTTTCAATAGGAACCGCAGCAGGTATCTTAATGGCTAAGTTAATGAGTAAGTTTAGTAAGCAACCAATTAACCCACTTATAGGTGCAGCTGGTGTGTCTGCGGTTCCAATGGCTGCTAGGGTAGTGAATAAAGTGGGATTAGAATCTAATCACCATAACTTTTTGTTAATGCATGCTATGGGACCTAATGTAGCTGGAGTGTTAGGTTCAGCTGTTGCTGCCGGTATATTACTTGCCTTAGTTGGATAA
- the rpsO gene encoding 30S ribosomal protein S15 → MSLSTQETAAILAEYGVKEGDTGSPEVQVALLTSNINKLQGHFADHKKDHHSRRGLLRMVSQRRKLLDYLKGKNVERYQDLIKRLGLRR, encoded by the coding sequence ATGTCACTAAGTACACAAGAAACAGCAGCAATTTTAGCTGAATATGGCGTTAAAGAAGGAGACACTGGTTCTCCTGAAGTTCAAGTTGCATTGTTGACAAGCAACATCAATAAGTTACAAGGTCACTTTGCAGATCATAAGAAAGATCACCACTCACGTCGTGGACTTCTTCGCATGGTTAGCCAACGTCGTAAGTTACTTGATTACCTTAAAGGTAAAAATGTTGAGCGTTATCAAGACTTGATCAAACGTTTAGGTTTACGTCGTTAA